The Stigmatella ashevillena genomic sequence CCGGCCGCGTACGGGTCCATCATGGCCGGGTCCATCATGGCCGGACCCATCATGGGAGGAGCCATCATGGCTGGATCCATCATGGGAGGAGCCATCATTCCGAGGGCGCCCGGCACCATGGAGGCGATGTCGAGTCCCGCCCCGGCAAGTCCGGCCGCACCGCTGGCGATGCCACCGAAGACATCTCCCGCGGCGGACAGGCCGTCGCCCAGCCCGTTGAGCCCGTTCGGCTTGTTGAACTGGGGTTTGTTGGGCTTCAGGCCGTCGAGGTTGAAGTCCGGCTTGTTCAGCTGGGGCTTGCCGTTGATGTCCGGGCGGGGGGAGAACTCGGGCTTGGACGGGGTGTTGGGCTTGTTGAGGCCCGGCTTGTTGCCGTTGATGTCCGGGCGGGGGGAGAACTCGGGCTTGGCCGGGGTGTTGGGCTTGTTGAGGCCCGGCTTGTTGCCATTGATGTCCGGGCGGGGCGTGAACGTCGGCTTCGCGTCGGGCTTGGCCGCCGGAGCGTTGGGCTTGGGCGACGGAATGTTGGGCTTCAGATCCGGACCCTTGCCGCCGCCCTTGAATGCACCACCGAGACCCTTGAGACCACCGAGTTTGAAGCCCATGACGTGTACCCCTGAAGGAAGGAACTTGTTGGAAGGAAGGAAGCCGAGATGGAAAGGCTTCATTGCAGCGCGCGTGCCAGGTCATGAGGGCTGACAGCGAGCTGTCTTTTCAAGGGGTTACGCGAAAGGGGGCCACCTCAGGCGGTGCGGGTGGTGACGGGGCTCACCTGGTAGGGGGGAAGAACACAGTCACCAGTGATGAGTGTTGTCACCATGGGCTGGGGCTCAGTGGGTTTTCAGGTCCGAGGGCTGCCGAGGGGCGACCTCGTAGTTGGTCTCGTACTGCGCGGTCAGGCCCACCACGGTGATGCTCTGGCCCAGCTGGAGTGCCTGCAGCGTGGCCGCGTCGAACCCCGCGGTCAGGTGGACGTAGATCTGAATCTCGCCCGAGCCATCATTGATGAAGAGCTCGTAGCCGTTGGGCGAGTCGTCCCGGAAGACCTGGGTCACGTTGCCGGTCACCTGCACGAGCAGCCCCTCGGTGGACTCGTTGACCTCGCCGGTGCGTACGCTCCGGGGCTCGGTGATCCGCGTGCCGGGGATCTGCTCGACCAGAGAGGGTTGGCTCTTCAGGATGCGCAGCCCGTTCTGCTCATCCACGGTGCCCTGGACACGGACCTGGGTTCCCAGGCCGAAGTTGAGCTTCTGCTCGAGCTTCACGTAGATGCCGCTGGTCCTGTCCTGGATGGCGAAGCCATTGTCTCCGATGGCCGACTGGAAGGCTCCCGGCTGGACCGTGACGAAGCCCTGCGTGGTCACCGTGCTGCCGATGCTGCGGCCTCGGGCCTCGGCGATGGAGACGGGTTTGGGAAGTTGTCCGTCTTCGTCGTCCCCACAGCCCGCAAGCCATGCGGCCAGCGTGACGCCAAGCAGCAGGACGGGCAGGCGGGAAGGGGAGGAGAAGCGAGGGGAGCGGCTGAAGGAAGGGGAGGAGGTCATGCCTCCGGTTATCGGTCGTGGGGACACCGCGGGCAACTCTTCATGCTCAGTGCTGGGTGCGGAGGGCCTGCCGGAGGGTTCCCGTTTGGGGCCATCCTCCGTCCTTTGTGAGGCGGTAATAGGTGACGAAGCGGTTGCCCTCCTTGCGCTTGGTCACCTCATAGTCCCAGCCAAGGTCTCTCAGCTCGCGGAGCCTTCGGTGCCAGTCTTCTTGGTACTGCTGGGCGGACGCCACCATCTCCAGCAGGTACGACGGAACGTTCTTCCCCAGGCCAAAGGCTTGGAGCAGTGTGCCGAGCCGTCGATGGACCTCAGGATGGTGGATCGCGGCCTTGATCTTCTTCGCGTGCTTGTTCGCCGAGGAA encodes the following:
- a CDS encoding DNA-binding protein, translated to MTSSPSFSRSPRFSSPSRLPVLLLGVTLAAWLAGCGDDEDGQLPKPVSIAEARGRSIGSTVTTQGFVTVQPGAFQSAIGDNGFAIQDRTSGIYVKLEQKLNFGLGTQVRVQGTVDEQNGLRILKSQPSLVEQIPGTRITEPRSVRTGEVNESTEGLLVQVTGNVTQVFRDDSPNGYELFINDGSGEIQIYVHLTAGFDAATLQALQLGQSITVVGLTAQYETNYEVAPRQPSDLKTH